CTCCCACCAGCATCCTCGCCTGTTCAGTTTCCCTCTCTGGCCCAGCGCGAAGGACGAGGGGCGACAGAAGCCCGAGGGACAGAAAACCGAGGCCCCTCAGTGGCCGAGTTGGGAGAGGGTGTGAGTCCGGGAGAGCCCGAGGGCCGCAGGGAGAGGGCGCAGAAGGTCGAGCGCGCAGAGCCAGAGGCCCCCTCTTCTCCCGCCGCGCGGAGCTGGAGGTGCAGACGCCAGGTCCGCGGCGCGGCCCGGCTATGTGTCGCTCCTCCGCGCGCCGCCCGCCGCCGCCCGTGCCCtcgggccgccgccgccgctgccccCCGTCGAGCCCGCGGCCGCACCCTCGGGCCGATACTTGAGCCAGCAGATGACCCAGGTGACAACGACTGAGAAGAGTGCCAGGATGCTGGCCACCGACAGGCAGATGGGCCCCACGGGCGAGGGTGAGGGCGACCCAGCGGCAGGTGCCTCGCCAGGGGGCGCCCCTCCTCCGGGGGGTCCCCCGCCGCCGTAGTGGTTGACGAAGATGAGGCCGGTGAAGAGCAGCACCACcatggagaggaaggagaagaccACGCACACGCAGCCGGCGGTGAGCGCCGCGCGCTTGCAGTTCTGGCAGCTGTCGTAGGACCCCGGGGCgcggaggccggggcgggcgcgAGGCCCGGGGGCCGCGTCCTCGGcaggcggcggcggctgcggcggGGCCGGGGAGGGCGGCGGTGGCGGTGCCGGGGTAGGCGGAGGGGCAGCAGCGGGCGCGGGCTGGCGCGCGGGCAGCGGCGGGAGGCGGTCCTGGGGCAGCGGGTCGTGCGCGGCGCGCAAAGCCAGCGGGAAGGCCTCGGCGAGCTTGGTGTTGTTGGGCAGGCCGTGCACGCGGCTGTCGGGCAGCGGCGTGCGGTG
The sequence above is drawn from the Macaca mulatta isolate MMU2019108-1 chromosome 12, T2T-MMU8v2.0, whole genome shotgun sequence genome and encodes:
- the RNF228 gene encoding RING finger protein 228 codes for the protein MAAPASDSGGSQQSPSSSPGSRQGAGVAAEGAPDCGDAGARDAAETVSGLAPLEDYECKICYNYFDADRRAPKLLACLHTFCQECLSQLQLRAAAAAAAAAAPERPPRPPPWLCPPGAIACPVCRHRTPLPDSRVHGLPNNTKLAEAFPLALRAAHDPLPQDRLPPLPARQPAPAAAPPPTPAPPPPPSPAPPQPPPPAEDAAPGPRARPGLRAPGSYDSCQNCKRAALTAGCVCVVFSFLSMVVLLFTGLIFVNHYGGGGPPGGGAPPGEAPAAGSPSPSPVGPICLSVASILALFSVVVTWVICWLKYRPEGAAAGSTGGSGGGGPRARAAAGGARRSDT